From Heteronotia binoei isolate CCM8104 ecotype False Entrance Well unplaced genomic scaffold, APGP_CSIRO_Hbin_v1 ptg000294l, whole genome shotgun sequence, one genomic window encodes:
- the LOC132590562 gene encoding ubiquitin-protein ligase E3A isoform X1 encodes MATACKRSPGEPHSETIEASRMKRAAAKHLIERYYHQLTEGCGNEACTNEFCASCPTFLRMDNNAAAIKALELYKINAKLCDPHPSKKGTSSAYLENNSKGAHNNSCTDRKMNKKEMQGPRDDFKDVTFLTEEKVYEILELCGEKEDYSPLIRVIGRVFSSAEALVQSFRKAKQHTKEELKSLQGKDEDKDEDEKEKAACSSAMEEDLVAPSSSSSRVGDNAQGDNNLQKLGPDEVSVDIDAVRRVYNRLLSNEKIETAFLNALVYLSPNVECDLTYHNVYSRDPNYLNLFIIVMENGNLHSPEYLEMALPLFCKAMSKLPLAAQAKLIRLWAKYSADQIRRMMETFQQLITYKVISNEFNSRNLVNDDDAIVAASKCLKMVYYANVVGGDVDTDHNEEEDEEPIPESSELTLQELLGEERRNKKGPRVDPLETELGVKTIDCRKPLIPFEEFINEPLNDVLEMDKDYTFFKVETENKFSFMTCPFILNAVTKNLGLYYDNRIRMYSERRITVLYSLVQGQQLNPYLRLKVRRDHIIDDALVRLEMIAMENPADLKKQLYVEFEGEQGVDEGGVSKEFFQLVVEEIFNPDIGMFTYDESTKLFWFNPSSFETEGQFTLIGIVLGLAIYNNCILDVHFPMVVYRKLMGKKGTFRDLADSHPVLYQSLRDLLQYEGSVEDDMMITFQISHTDLFGNPMMHDLKENGDKIPITNENRKEFVNLYSDYILNKSVEKQFKAFRRGFHMVTNESPLKYLFRPEEIELLICGSRNLDFQALEETTEYDGGYTRDSLIIREFWEIVHSFTDEQKRLFLQFTTGTDRAPVGGLGKLKMIIAKNGPDTERLPTSHTCFNVLLLPEYSSKEKLKERLLKAITYAKGFGML; translated from the exons ATCACCAGGAGAACCTCACTCTGAAACCATTGAAGCTAGCCGAAT GAAGCGAGCAGCTGCAAAGCATCTAATAGAACGCTACTACCATCAGTTAACTGAGGGCTGTGGAAATGAAGCCTGCACGAATGAATTTTGTGCTTCCTGTCCAACTTTTCTCCGTATGGATAACAATGCAGCAGCCATTAAAGCCCTCGAGCTTTATAAGATTAATGCAAAACTCTGTGATCCTCATCCCTCCAAGAAAGGGACAAGCTCGGCTTACCTAGAAAACAATTCCAAGGGTGCCCATAACAACTCCTGCACTGACAGAAAAATGAACAAGAAGGAAATGCAAGGCCCAAGAGATGACTTTAAAG ATGTGACTTTCTTAACAGAAGAAAAGGTATATGAAATTCTTGAGCTATGTGGAGAAAAAGAGGACTATTCCCCTTTAATTCGTGTCATTGGGAGAGTGTTTTCTAGTGCTGAGGCACTGGTACAGAGTTTTCGAAAAGCCAAGCAGCATACTAAGGAAGAACTGAAGTCTCTTCAAGGAAAGGATGAAGATAAAGATGAAGATGAGAAGGAAAAAGCTGCTTGTTCTTCTGCCATGGAGGAAGATTTGGTTGcaccatcatcatcgtcatcaagAGTAGGTGATAACGCACAGGGGGATAACAATCTACAAAAACTAGGCCCAGATGAAGTGTCTGTAGACATTGATGCAGTCAGACGGGTCTACAATAGATTACTTTCTAATGAAAAAATAGAAACTGCCTTTTTAAATGCACTTGTGTACTTATCACCCAATGTGGAATGTGACTTGACTTACCATAATGTGTACTCTCGAGATCCTAACTATCTCAACTTGTTTATTATTGTTATGGAAAATGGTAATCTTCATAGTCCTGAGTACCTGGAAATGGCACTGCCATTGTTTTGCAAAGCAATGAGTAAGTTACCCCTCGCAGCTCAAGCAAAACTGATCAGATTGTGGGCAAAGTATAGCGCAGACCAGATTCGACGAATGATGGAAACATTTCAGCAGCTTATAACCTACAAAGTCATAAGCAACGAATTCAACAGTCGTAACTTAGTGAATGATGATGATGCCATTGTTGCTGCTTCAAAGTGCTTAAAAATGGTTTACTATGCAAATGTAGTAGGAGGGGATGTGGATACAGATCATAATGAAGAGGAGGATGAAGAACCTATCCCAGAATCCAGCGAGCTAACCCTTCAAGAACTGCTGGGTGAGGAGAGACGAAATAAAAAAGGGCCTCGAGTAGACCCACTGGAAACTGAACTTGGAGTAAAAACGATAGATTGCCGAAAACCACTTATCCCCTTTGAAGAATTTATTAATGAACCACTGAATGATGTTCTAGAAATGGACAAAGATTACACTTTCTTTAAGGTAGAAACGGAAAACAAATTCTCCTTTATGACATGTCCCTTTATATTGAATGCTGTTACCAAGAACCTGGGGTTGTATTATGACAACAGGATCCGCATGTACAGTGAACGACGCATTACTGTACTCTACAGTTTAGTTCAAGGACAGCAGTTAAATCCATATTTGCGGCTAAAAGTGAGACGTGATCATATCATAGATGATGCACTTGTCCGG TTAGAAATGATTGCCATGGAAAATCCGGCAGACTTAAAAAAGCAATTATATGTGGAATTTGAAGGAGAACAAGGGGTTGATGAAGGAGGAGTTTCCAAAGAGTTTTTTCAGCTAGTCGTAGAGGAAATCTTCAACCCTGATATTG GTATGTTCACTTACGACGAGTCAACAAAATTGTTTTGGTTTAACCCATCCTCTTTTGAAACTGAGGGACAGTTTACATTGATTGGAATTGTCCTGGGTCTGGCGATTTACAATAACTGTATTCTGGACGTTCATTTTCCAATGGTGGTCTACAGAAAGCTAATGGGCAAAAAAGGAACTTTCCGTGATCTCGCAGACTCTCACCCT GTTCTCTATCAGAGTTTAAGAGACTTATTGCAGTATGAGGGGAGTGTGGAAGATGATATGATGATAACCTTCCAGATATCTCATACGGATCTCTTTGGTAATCCAATGATGCATGATTTAAAGGAAAATGGAGATAAAATCCCTATTACAAATGAAAACAGAAAG gaatttgttaatttgtattctgaCTACATTCTCAACAAATCAGTGGAGAAACAGTTCAAGGCCTTTCGAAGAGGGTTTCACATGGTAACCAACGAGTCTCCcctaaaatatttatttagacCAGAAGAGATTGAATTGCTTATTTGCGGAAGTAGG AATCTAGACTTTCAAGCCCTAGAAGAAACTACAGAGTATGATGGTGGCTATACCAGAGACTCCCTTATAATTAG GGAATTTTGGGAAATAGTCCATTCATTTACAGATGAGCAAAAAAGACTATTCCTCCAGTTTACAACAGGCACAGATAGAGCGCCAGTAGGAGGACTTGGAAAACTAAAAATGATTATAGCCAAAAATGGCCCTGACACAGAAAG GTTACCTACATCTCATACATGCTTTAATGTCCTTTTGCTTCCGGAGTACTCCAGCAAAGAAAAACTTAAGGAGAGATTGTTGAAGGCCATCACATATGCCAAAGGATTTGGCAtgctgtaa
- the LOC132590562 gene encoding ubiquitin-protein ligase E3A isoform X2 produces MKRAAAKHLIERYYHQLTEGCGNEACTNEFCASCPTFLRMDNNAAAIKALELYKINAKLCDPHPSKKGTSSAYLENNSKGAHNNSCTDRKMNKKEMQGPRDDFKDVTFLTEEKVYEILELCGEKEDYSPLIRVIGRVFSSAEALVQSFRKAKQHTKEELKSLQGKDEDKDEDEKEKAACSSAMEEDLVAPSSSSSRVGDNAQGDNNLQKLGPDEVSVDIDAVRRVYNRLLSNEKIETAFLNALVYLSPNVECDLTYHNVYSRDPNYLNLFIIVMENGNLHSPEYLEMALPLFCKAMSKLPLAAQAKLIRLWAKYSADQIRRMMETFQQLITYKVISNEFNSRNLVNDDDAIVAASKCLKMVYYANVVGGDVDTDHNEEEDEEPIPESSELTLQELLGEERRNKKGPRVDPLETELGVKTIDCRKPLIPFEEFINEPLNDVLEMDKDYTFFKVETENKFSFMTCPFILNAVTKNLGLYYDNRIRMYSERRITVLYSLVQGQQLNPYLRLKVRRDHIIDDALVRLEMIAMENPADLKKQLYVEFEGEQGVDEGGVSKEFFQLVVEEIFNPDIGMFTYDESTKLFWFNPSSFETEGQFTLIGIVLGLAIYNNCILDVHFPMVVYRKLMGKKGTFRDLADSHPVLYQSLRDLLQYEGSVEDDMMITFQISHTDLFGNPMMHDLKENGDKIPITNENRKEFVNLYSDYILNKSVEKQFKAFRRGFHMVTNESPLKYLFRPEEIELLICGSRNLDFQALEETTEYDGGYTRDSLIIREFWEIVHSFTDEQKRLFLQFTTGTDRAPVGGLGKLKMIIAKNGPDTERLPTSHTCFNVLLLPEYSSKEKLKERLLKAITYAKGFGML; encoded by the exons AT GAAGCGAGCAGCTGCAAAGCATCTAATAGAACGCTACTACCATCAGTTAACTGAGGGCTGTGGAAATGAAGCCTGCACGAATGAATTTTGTGCTTCCTGTCCAACTTTTCTCCGTATGGATAACAATGCAGCAGCCATTAAAGCCCTCGAGCTTTATAAGATTAATGCAAAACTCTGTGATCCTCATCCCTCCAAGAAAGGGACAAGCTCGGCTTACCTAGAAAACAATTCCAAGGGTGCCCATAACAACTCCTGCACTGACAGAAAAATGAACAAGAAGGAAATGCAAGGCCCAAGAGATGACTTTAAAG ATGTGACTTTCTTAACAGAAGAAAAGGTATATGAAATTCTTGAGCTATGTGGAGAAAAAGAGGACTATTCCCCTTTAATTCGTGTCATTGGGAGAGTGTTTTCTAGTGCTGAGGCACTGGTACAGAGTTTTCGAAAAGCCAAGCAGCATACTAAGGAAGAACTGAAGTCTCTTCAAGGAAAGGATGAAGATAAAGATGAAGATGAGAAGGAAAAAGCTGCTTGTTCTTCTGCCATGGAGGAAGATTTGGTTGcaccatcatcatcgtcatcaagAGTAGGTGATAACGCACAGGGGGATAACAATCTACAAAAACTAGGCCCAGATGAAGTGTCTGTAGACATTGATGCAGTCAGACGGGTCTACAATAGATTACTTTCTAATGAAAAAATAGAAACTGCCTTTTTAAATGCACTTGTGTACTTATCACCCAATGTGGAATGTGACTTGACTTACCATAATGTGTACTCTCGAGATCCTAACTATCTCAACTTGTTTATTATTGTTATGGAAAATGGTAATCTTCATAGTCCTGAGTACCTGGAAATGGCACTGCCATTGTTTTGCAAAGCAATGAGTAAGTTACCCCTCGCAGCTCAAGCAAAACTGATCAGATTGTGGGCAAAGTATAGCGCAGACCAGATTCGACGAATGATGGAAACATTTCAGCAGCTTATAACCTACAAAGTCATAAGCAACGAATTCAACAGTCGTAACTTAGTGAATGATGATGATGCCATTGTTGCTGCTTCAAAGTGCTTAAAAATGGTTTACTATGCAAATGTAGTAGGAGGGGATGTGGATACAGATCATAATGAAGAGGAGGATGAAGAACCTATCCCAGAATCCAGCGAGCTAACCCTTCAAGAACTGCTGGGTGAGGAGAGACGAAATAAAAAAGGGCCTCGAGTAGACCCACTGGAAACTGAACTTGGAGTAAAAACGATAGATTGCCGAAAACCACTTATCCCCTTTGAAGAATTTATTAATGAACCACTGAATGATGTTCTAGAAATGGACAAAGATTACACTTTCTTTAAGGTAGAAACGGAAAACAAATTCTCCTTTATGACATGTCCCTTTATATTGAATGCTGTTACCAAGAACCTGGGGTTGTATTATGACAACAGGATCCGCATGTACAGTGAACGACGCATTACTGTACTCTACAGTTTAGTTCAAGGACAGCAGTTAAATCCATATTTGCGGCTAAAAGTGAGACGTGATCATATCATAGATGATGCACTTGTCCGG TTAGAAATGATTGCCATGGAAAATCCGGCAGACTTAAAAAAGCAATTATATGTGGAATTTGAAGGAGAACAAGGGGTTGATGAAGGAGGAGTTTCCAAAGAGTTTTTTCAGCTAGTCGTAGAGGAAATCTTCAACCCTGATATTG GTATGTTCACTTACGACGAGTCAACAAAATTGTTTTGGTTTAACCCATCCTCTTTTGAAACTGAGGGACAGTTTACATTGATTGGAATTGTCCTGGGTCTGGCGATTTACAATAACTGTATTCTGGACGTTCATTTTCCAATGGTGGTCTACAGAAAGCTAATGGGCAAAAAAGGAACTTTCCGTGATCTCGCAGACTCTCACCCT GTTCTCTATCAGAGTTTAAGAGACTTATTGCAGTATGAGGGGAGTGTGGAAGATGATATGATGATAACCTTCCAGATATCTCATACGGATCTCTTTGGTAATCCAATGATGCATGATTTAAAGGAAAATGGAGATAAAATCCCTATTACAAATGAAAACAGAAAG gaatttgttaatttgtattctgaCTACATTCTCAACAAATCAGTGGAGAAACAGTTCAAGGCCTTTCGAAGAGGGTTTCACATGGTAACCAACGAGTCTCCcctaaaatatttatttagacCAGAAGAGATTGAATTGCTTATTTGCGGAAGTAGG AATCTAGACTTTCAAGCCCTAGAAGAAACTACAGAGTATGATGGTGGCTATACCAGAGACTCCCTTATAATTAG GGAATTTTGGGAAATAGTCCATTCATTTACAGATGAGCAAAAAAGACTATTCCTCCAGTTTACAACAGGCACAGATAGAGCGCCAGTAGGAGGACTTGGAAAACTAAAAATGATTATAGCCAAAAATGGCCCTGACACAGAAAG GTTACCTACATCTCATACATGCTTTAATGTCCTTTTGCTTCCGGAGTACTCCAGCAAAGAAAAACTTAAGGAGAGATTGTTGAAGGCCATCACATATGCCAAAGGATTTGGCAtgctgtaa